Below is a genomic region from Salvelinus sp. IW2-2015 linkage group LG18, ASM291031v2, whole genome shotgun sequence.
gttgtgtaaatcatatgatacaaaccccccaaaaattcatAAAGTTAACCGTGTGCAGGTATATAGGTGTGTATGTTTAATGTGGAAAAATAGATAGAAataatttgttgcaagttggggagggggggttcacacctagcttgGCTATTAAACacttctttagtaaaggttgaatagtctattgttcagctaatagcccatcctgctacgcttgtgaaaaatgattaataatactttttcccctttccacatgttaaagaCTCCAATTGATAAAGTGTATTTAGCCACATTCGGCCCCAACCCCAATGaatacatttgggcacagtcgatagcgtgctggacttcgggctagaatgttgagggttcgaaacctgtaaacagggagtacaggaggggactgagcacgcacccctgaggggcccctgtgttgaggataagcgtggtggatgtgttgttacctacccttacacccctgggggcggcctgtcaggaagtccaggatccagttgcagagggaggtggttagtctcagggtccttagaatattgatgagctttgagggcactatggtgttgaatgctgagctgtaatcaatgaatagcattctcacataggtgttccttttgtccatgtggaaagggcagtatggagtgcaacagagattgtatcatctgtggatctgttggggcagtatgcaaattggagtgggtctagggtttctgggatgatggtgttgatgtgagccatgaccagcctttcaaagcacttcatggctacagatgtgagtgatacgggtcggtagtcatttaggcagtttaccgtagtgttcttgggcacaggcactattgtggtctgcttaaaacatgttggtattacagactcggacagagagaggttgaaaatgtcagcgaagacacttaccaattggtcagcgcatgctcgcagcacacgtcctggtaatccgtctggccctgtggctatgtgaatgttgacctgtttaaaggtcttagtcACATCAGCTGTggtgagcgtgatcacacagtcttccgaaacagctggtgctctcatgcatgtttcagtgttatttgcctcgaagcgagcatataagtagtttagctcatatggtaggctcgtgtcactgggcggctctcggctgtgcttcactttgtagtctgtaatggtttgcaagcacTGCCACAGCCGACGAGCGTCAGTGCCGGTgcagtaggatttgatcttagtcctgtatagaagcttttcctgtttgatggttcgtcagagggcatagcgggatttcttataagcttccgggttggagttccgctcattgaaagcggcagctctagcctttagctcaatgcagatgctgcctgtaatccatggcttctggttggggtatgtacatacagtcactgtggagatGACGACACTTATcgatgaagccaatgactaatgtggtgtattcctcaatgccatcggaggaatcccagaacatattccagtctgtactagcaaaacagtcctgtagcttagcatctgcttcatctgaccacttttttattgatctagtcactggtgcttcctgctttaattttttattgtaagcagaaatcaggaggatagaattatggtcagattttccaaatggatggcgagggagagctttgtatgcgtctatgtgtgtggagtacaggtggtccAGAggtctttttcctctggttgcacatttaacatgctgatataaATTTGGTAAAGCGGAttaaagtttccctgcattaaagtcctcggctACTGGGAGCACTGCCTCTGGGTGAGAGTTTTCTTGCTTGCttgtggcggaatacagctcattcaatgctgtcttagtgccagcctctgactgtggtggtatgtaaacagctacaaagaatacagatgaaaactctctcagtaggtagtgtggtctacaggttatcatgagatactctacctcaggtgagcaatagcttgagacttcatTAGATaccgtgcaccagctgttgtttaacaaaaataaattGTCCGCCGccctttgtcttaccagacgctgttgttctatcctgccggtacatcgtagaaccagccagctgtatgttgatattgtcgtcattcagccacgactccgtgaagtaAAATaatttacagtttttaatgtcccgttgacaGTTTAATCTTCCGCCTGActcgtcgattttattctccaaagattgcttGTTTGACAGTAGAATTGAGGgtagtgggggtttattcgattgtctaagaattctcagaaggcagcccgccctttggCCCCTCTTTCTCCGCATCCTCACATAtcacggggatcggggcctgttcccgaggaagcagtatatcctacGCGCCGGGCTCGTCAGATTCGTGaaaggaaaaaaggattctgctagtccgttgAGAGaaatcacagtcctgatgtctagaaattattttcggtcataagagacgctagcggcaacattatgtacaaaataagtcaaaaaataagttacaaacaacgcaaataaaagaacaaaaaaacacaatcggctggGGGCAGGTAAAACATGcaccttcttctccggcgccatcaaACTCTTTACCTCCTCCAAGCTAATCAGTAAGCTAATCACCCAGGGACTGAAcaaatccctctgcaactggatcctggaactTCCTaatgggccgccccaggtggtaagggtaggcaacaacccatccaccacgctgaccctcaacaaagGGGGGCTCAGggatgcatgcttagtcccctcctgtactctgttcacccacgagatttggcatgggtcctcagatcctcaaaaatgtatacagctgcaccatcgagagcatcctaactggtttgCCTCACCACTTGGTATgccaactgctcagcatccgaccgcaatggcgctacagagggtagtgcgtatgacacagtacatcactgggtccgagctccctgccgtccaggacctgtcagaggaaggcccaaaaattgtcatagactccagccacccaagtcatagactgttctttctgctaccacatggcaagtctGGGACAAAAAGGAaccttaacaacttctacccccaagccataagaccgctgaacagttaatcaaatggctaccgagaCTATTTCATTGACCCCCcttattttattattatctataAAAAAAATTGCACTGACTTTGTTGCATAGGCTCAATGTACACTCAGTAGACTataaccacacacccacacacattacactgacactccaacacacacacaaacatgaacaaacacacaaaacacacacacacacatacattcacattccttcacactcttcTCACAACCAGATTGGTCAgacggaaggcactcctcagtagaaggcacatgacagccctcttggagtttgccaaaagtcacctaaagactctcagaccatgagaaacaagattatcttgtctaatgaaaccaagatttaactatttgtcCTGATtggcaagcgtcacgtctggaggaaacctggctccatctctacagtgaagcatggtggtggcagtatcatgttgtggggatgtttttcagcagcagggactgggagactagtcaggatcgagggaaaagatgaacggagcaaagtacagagagatccttgatgaaaacctgttccagagcgctcaggacctcagactggggtgaaggttcaccttccaacaggacaacaaccctaagcacacagccaagacaacgcaggagtggcttcgggacaagtctctgaatgtctttgagtagcccagccagagcacggacttgaacccaatcgaacatctctggagagaccggaaaatagctgtttagcaacgctccccatccagcctgacagagcttgagagaatctgcagagaagattgggagaaactccgcaaatacaagtgtgccaaacttgtagcgtcatacccaagaagacttgaggttgtaatggcttcaaaaggtgcttcaacaaagttccgagtaaagggtctgaatacatatgtaaatgtgatatttcctttttgtgtagattgatcaggggaaAAAACKattcattacattttaaaataaggctgtaaagtaacaaaaatttgaaaaagtcaaggagtctgaatactttccaattgcACTGTAtcttcgttattgttattgttattgttattttcctTTAGTTTCTATAGCTACTTTTTTTTTACTTACCTTTttataactctgcattgttggttaaggtgtcgtaagtaagcatttcacgtaaaggtctacaactgttgtattcggcgcatgtgacaaataacatttgatttgattatctttctctctctcattgcaTTCCTCCATCCTGATGGTAACGATGTGATTTGACCCACGGGCATCCGCGGGGCGGCATGGGGGCCGGGAAGGACCCTCCTATTGCCTCTCCTTTTTTAGGAAGGTAAAAAAGGCAGGGGGCACCCTCTGTATTGTGGGGGCATCTGGCATTAGTAATACAGCCCTGTGTAATGGTCTCTGTGGTATCTGGCCTCTTTCTCGACCAGTGAGCTGTGCAGCCTTGAAGCACTGCCCAGGCATTCTCATGCTAATACACAAATGGCTGACAGCAGATGGGAAACATTTGGTTCTTGTTCACTTGTAAAGTAATAATGTGCCTGTTATCATTATTTTACTTTCGGCTGTTCCGCTCTGTATtataaaacagagagacagaaagtttGCAATGGAGGCCATCTTCCTAGGTGGCCTGACGCAGAGAGAGGGTTGAGTTTATGTGTGACTGTTGGGAAATGGAAAatctaaggagagtgatggagagacagTCCCAAATTTTTCTCAGGTTGactcagtgaaaaaaaaataacattttagctCCAGAACAAGGGTAAACCACAGTCATTTAATTATACTATAAGGAAAATGTTAACAATGACTtaataaaactgtgtgtgtgtctgtgtgtgtttttgttgaactatccttgtgggtactaaaagtcctcacaaggatagttaaacatGTAACATTCGGATAAGTGAGGTAATTTTGTCGGTCCCCACAAggtaaaatgttattttaggcttaggggttaggtttagggttacaattagggttagggttgggtatagggttaggagttagggttaggtatcaTTTTAGGGTTAGAGATGTGGGGTTAATGTTAGGcttagggttgaggtcagggttaggttaagtgttaaggttagggaaaacatgattttggatgggaatcaattatttggtccCCATGAGCATAACAATATGCGTGCGTGCCACGCACGTGTGTGTGAAAGCCCATGAGATAAGGGAAATTGTACCCTCCctactgtgattttattggtTCCTGACATCACATAGGCTACCTTTGCTAAAAGTTTACGCAGACTAATTGGCTGAAGACATGACATTCTTCCTCTCTGATGTTTTGCAGAAGTTTGATACAACAACCACAATGTGGAGTAGACAGAGGTGCTGAAGTTGCCATTGCCTCGTCTTTTTGACCTGGCATTACGCATGGACATTTCatttaaacaataaacaaacatagccTACATGTCACCTTTTAGTCGTGGCTAGGCTACTTATAATGCTGTTTTGTTAATAAAGGATTCGTTTTATGCGGGATTGCCAGCCTATATAAACAGCATTTGACCTGCCTATTCGACAGTTTTTGTTTTATGTTGACATAGATTTACACTATTATTTATTATAAGGAGAATAACAGCTCGAGCTCTGGGACACATGTGAGTGTTATTTTGGTGTGATGCGTGTGCGAGGTCTAATCCACTGCTGGATAAGGAGCGAGCTCCGGTAGCCTAAGAGCTGTCCTCTATATTTCTTAATGGCAAGACCCAAGAATGTCTGGTTAGCATGGCTGTGGCTCCTGAACCGGCGACCCAAGGACCGTTATGGCTTTTAGAACAGTCTATTCGGACTCCCTGTCCGGAAGCATTTTCAAGAAATTCGTGGTCATGCTGtgttctctcctcacctccatgTACCTCCTCCACTGCCTCACGGACCACTGTAGCAGCATGCCCACTCCGGTGAAAGCCTCCAGCCAAGTCGTGGGCTTTTTCGCATCGGAACTACAAGACTTGAAGTCGCTGAGGAGGAAAAGACTGTTAAAGAAATGGACCACGGAGTCCAAGGCGCGCTTGAGCTACGAGAGCGCTGACGACACTAAACGGATCTCTGAGGACTCCCGGTTCGACGATACTGATAAGGGACAGGTTTTGTACGAACCGGGACCTCAGGTGGACAGCGATAGCGAGAACCGGGAATTGTCGCGTGATATACAGCTTTCTTTGGATGACATCATTTCTTCGAAGAGATTGTCACATCGGTTTAAAGTGAAGACGGGAAGTACTGGTAAACTCAGTCCGCTTGGGGAAGGGAGAAAGGAGCTTCCCCAGGCGCTGATCATCGGGGTGAAGAAAGGAGGGACGCGCGCGCTACTCGAGTTCCTCCGCGTACACCCAGACCTCAGAGCGGTGGGAGCCGAGCCGCACTTCTTCGACCGTAACTACGAGAACGGACTGGAGTGGTACaggtaaatgtaaaaaacaacaacattaaataTAGGTggaataataatactttttattgttattattattattatgagtagtagtagtattagtagtattagtagtaatatTAAAAATATTATGTGCAGCCTATGCCTTATGTATACTTTTCCCAAACTAACTGCTGAGTTAAATAGTGTTTGCTGAAAAGTTTACAAAGTTGTGCTTTTAAACGCAACTCCAGTGCCTCTCACTGGCAACACTTGTTCACCATTGGAATAATTAAAATGGCCCAGGTTTTATAGCACGCTTCTTTGCTATTACTTTGTTGCATTTTCTATTTGAATTGCCTTTTATACAAGTTTATAGTCATCTTttgattactgtatatatatatatatatatatatatatatatatatgtaaataaaGATATTTACTTGTAAATCATGGATAACCTGGTGCTCTATAGTTCTACTTTATTCAGCTGTACAACCAGTGTCAACGTTGTGGGAAAGCTCTAATCACACCAAAATATTTCTTATAATTCACTACGGATTCATTCGATATTTTCTGTATCCTAAAATGGACACTGCATAATTATGACCTATAGACTAACGAGATGGTTGTCCTACCCACTTATATATTGTTTACATGTTCATTTGTAACAGTAGTTTACATGCCTAAGTAGCCAATCTAAGCAataagtaaatattttattaatttatcaaAACTTATCTTGGTGAATTTCGTTAAACGAATCTACTGTCTGCTTAATGGCAGAGCTCTGCTATAATATCACCttataaaatgtatcagaaaaaaaTTCCTAAAGAAATATATGACTATTAACATAAATTAGGACACTTTCCATATGAAATAAAGTAAATACATCCAATGTAAAATGTTTTACCTAATTGCTGTCTTGTAAagaatataatataaaaaatatataaaaaaaaatatacaat
It encodes:
- the LOC111977387 gene encoding heparan sulfate glucosamine 3-O-sulfotransferase 3A1-like, whose protein sequence is MAFRTVYSDSLSGSIFKKFVVMLCSLLTSMYLLHCLTDHCSSMPTPVKASSQVVGFFASELQDLKSLRRKRLLKKWTTESKARLSYESADDTKRISEDSRFDDTDKGQVLYEPGPQVDSDSENRELSRDIQLSLDDIISSKRLSHRFKVKTGSTGKLSPLGEGRKELPQALIIGVKKGGTRALLEFLRVHPDLRAVGAEPHFFDRNYENGLEWYRELMPKTLEGQITMEKTPSYFVTREAPARXXVMSRDTKLIVVVRDPITRAISDYTQTLSKNPDIPTFESLTFKNRTTGLXDTSWSAIQIGIYAKHLDNWLXYFPMXQXLLVSGERLISDPAGELGRVQDFLGLKRIITDKHFYFNQTKGFPCLKKAEGSSKPHCLGKTKGRTHPNIHPEVVQRLRDFYRPFNMKFYQMTGHMFGWDD